A stretch of Calditrichia bacterium DNA encodes these proteins:
- a CDS encoding DUF1289 domain-containing protein, with the protein MKNGNLKNTPELPVSPCIRVCKIDAQNGLCTGCLRTLDEIAAWSRLDDAAKSRIYNDLELRKQRRKFPKGA; encoded by the coding sequence ATGAAAAACGGAAATTTGAAAAACACACCGGAACTGCCGGTTTCGCCGTGCATTCGGGTGTGCAAAATCGATGCGCAAAACGGGTTGTGCACCGGCTGTCTCCGCACGCTGGACGAAATCGCAGCGTGGTCGCGGCTGGATGATGCCGCAAAATCCCGGATTTACAACGATCTGGAGCTTCGCAAACAGCGCCGGAAATTTCCCAAAGGCGCATAA
- a CDS encoding ABC transporter substrate-binding protein, translating into MNAKNNGFLLILAMLIISSMAINAQPQRVISLAPHITEMVFRIGAGDRLVGRTEYCSYPPAAAEIPSIGAYLNPNYEKMVALKPDAVLIFPNAEMQAKLEQLNLKVISVSNETIAEIFSGIHQLGEFFQKTDEAAQVVSGLKDTLDWIRSQTAKWPARDALILIGRESGSLRGLYAAGEQTYLTELVNLCHIQNAFSDVRMRYFEVSKEDLVRQQPDIIMEFRVGTAKTDVAALQRDWQPLNILEAIKNDQLFIFTEKAFLIPGPRIGKTAMALYHSLREKMR; encoded by the coding sequence ATGAACGCTAAAAATAATGGTTTTTTGCTGATCCTTGCAATGTTGATAATTTCGTCGATGGCAATAAATGCGCAACCGCAGCGGGTTATTTCGCTGGCGCCGCACATCACGGAAATGGTATTTCGCATCGGTGCGGGCGATCGGCTGGTTGGCAGAACCGAATACTGCAGCTATCCGCCTGCTGCGGCGGAAATTCCCTCAATCGGTGCGTATCTCAATCCAAATTATGAAAAAATGGTGGCGCTGAAACCGGATGCCGTGCTCATTTTCCCCAACGCAGAAATGCAGGCAAAACTTGAGCAACTCAATCTGAAAGTTATTTCCGTGTCCAACGAAACGATCGCGGAGATTTTTTCCGGCATCCACCAACTGGGTGAATTTTTCCAAAAAACCGACGAAGCAGCGCAGGTGGTTTCCGGGCTGAAAGATACGCTCGACTGGATTCGCAGCCAAACTGCGAAATGGCCGGCGCGCGATGCCTTAATTTTGATCGGCCGGGAATCGGGCAGTTTGCGCGGATTGTATGCCGCCGGTGAACAGACTTATCTCACAGAATTGGTAAATTTATGCCACATCCAAAATGCATTTTCCGATGTACGGATGCGCTATTTCGAAGTTTCGAAAGAGGATTTGGTGCGCCAGCAACCGGACATCATCATGGAATTTCGGGTCGGGACTGCCAAAACGGATGTAGCCGCATTGCAGCGAGATTGGCAACCGTTGAACATTTTGGAAGCGATCAAAAATGATCAATTGTTCATTTTTACGGAAAAAGCATTTCTGATTCCCGGTCCGCGAATCGGCAAAACCGCGATGGCGTTATATCATTCGCTGCGGGAAAAAATGCGATGA
- a CDS encoding heme ABC transporter ATP-binding protein: MIRLENVSFSYLQTPVLQNITLNIQSGEFVGIIGPNGAGKSTLLKIMAGMLHPASGEVRLGEASLSRISRRDLARKLGFVGQSIRSEFDYTAYEMVAMGRFPHTTAFAPESREDRRIIQQCMTQTEVWQFRERAFSQLSGGEQQRVILASALCQQPQILLLDEPTASLDLHHQQQFFGILRDLQSAALDSIVTVTHDINLAIRFCRRLLVLKNGQIVADDTPERVVTESLMAEVYETPVAITTHPRDGKPLVSLP, from the coding sequence ATGATCCGGCTGGAAAATGTATCGTTCTCATATCTGCAAACGCCTGTATTGCAAAATATAACCCTAAATATCCAATCCGGCGAATTTGTGGGAATTATCGGGCCAAATGGTGCCGGAAAATCCACATTGCTGAAAATAATGGCGGGGATGCTGCATCCCGCATCCGGCGAAGTGCGGCTGGGCGAAGCGTCGCTTTCCCGGATTTCCCGCCGGGATTTGGCGCGAAAACTGGGGTTTGTCGGGCAATCCATTCGCAGCGAATTCGATTATACGGCGTACGAAATGGTGGCGATGGGACGTTTTCCGCACACCACCGCTTTCGCGCCGGAATCCCGCGAAGATCGCCGGATTATTCAACAATGCATGACCCAAACGGAAGTTTGGCAGTTCCGGGAACGGGCGTTTTCGCAACTCAGCGGGGGGGAGCAGCAACGGGTGATTTTGGCTTCTGCGCTGTGCCAGCAGCCCCAAATTTTGCTGCTCGACGAGCCGACAGCGTCGCTGGATCTGCATCATCAGCAACAGTTTTTCGGCATTTTGCGCGATTTGCAATCGGCAGCACTCGATTCGATTGTGACGGTGACGCACGATATCAACCTGGCGATTCGCTTTTGCCGGCGATTGCTGGTGCTCAAAAACGGGCAAATTGTTGCGGATGATACGCCGGAGCGCGTCGTAACCGAATCGCTGATGGCGGAAGTTTACGAAACGCCGGTGGCGATCACGACCCATCCGCGTGATGGGAAACCGTTGGTGAGTTTGCCATGA
- a CDS encoding iron ABC transporter permease: MKRSRRALFTLIFSVLLCIAALIIAPLLGSESLKLSDVLAHLSGPDTSAGVIFFRIRMPRVLLGLLAGGALAVSGVVFQALLRNPLATPYTLGVSAGSAFGALLVIKTGVTLQWLGFSAVQIAAFAGSLITISVVYWLARISRRRSIYAMILAGVTLGYFFSAMILILHYLADFTETHQMIRWTIGGLDITSYRALLQSYPVVLIAIFGLWAMAKPLNIISASEEMALAKGVNVQRVQKWMFVVASLITGTVVALSGPIGFIGLIVPHTLRMLGGPDHRYLIPAALCFGGGFLIIADTIARTVLSPIDLPVGIITTLLGGPFFLWLLARSR, from the coding sequence ATGAAACGCTCCCGCCGCGCATTATTTACGCTCATTTTTTCGGTGCTGCTTTGCATTGCAGCGCTGATCATTGCGCCGTTGCTCGGCAGTGAATCGCTGAAATTGAGCGACGTACTGGCGCATTTGTCCGGTCCGGATACGAGTGCCGGAGTCATCTTTTTCCGCATTCGTATGCCCCGGGTGCTATTGGGATTGCTCGCCGGCGGCGCGTTGGCGGTCAGCGGCGTGGTGTTTCAGGCACTGCTGCGCAATCCGTTGGCAACGCCGTACACGCTCGGCGTTTCCGCAGGAAGCGCGTTTGGCGCGTTGCTGGTCATCAAAACCGGCGTTACGTTGCAGTGGCTGGGCTTTAGCGCTGTGCAGATCGCTGCGTTTGCTGGCAGCCTCATCACTATTTCTGTGGTGTATTGGCTGGCGCGAATTTCCCGCCGCCGTTCCATTTACGCGATGATTTTGGCGGGCGTTACCCTGGGCTATTTTTTTTCCGCGATGATATTGATTTTACACTACTTAGCTGATTTTACCGAAACGCACCAAATGATCCGCTGGACAATTGGCGGGCTGGATATTACCAGCTATCGGGCGTTGCTGCAAAGCTATCCGGTGGTGCTCATCGCGATTTTCGGGCTTTGGGCGATGGCGAAACCGCTCAACATCATCAGCGCATCCGAAGAAATGGCGTTGGCAAAAGGTGTAAACGTGCAGCGGGTGCAAAAGTGGATGTTCGTTGTTGCATCGCTGATCACCGGAACGGTGGTGGCGCTCAGCGGACCGATCGGTTTTATCGGTCTGATTGTGCCGCATACGCTGCGCATGCTCGGCGGACCGGATCACCGCTATCTCATTCCCGCCGCGTTATGTTTTGGCGGCGGATTTCTGATCATCGCAGATACCATCGCCCGAACGGTGCTCTCGCCGATCGATTTGCCGGTTGGCATCATCACAACCTTGCTCGGCGGTCCGTTTTTTCTCTGGCTGCTGGCGCGCAGCCGCTGA